Proteins encoded by one window of Haliotis asinina isolate JCU_RB_2024 chromosome 6, JCU_Hal_asi_v2, whole genome shotgun sequence:
- the LOC137286350 gene encoding prefoldin subunit 3-like, translating to MATDTSNEEPTQSGIPQTEFVEDVEAFMKRADNNESAEVVLKRLDEMHSKYKFMEYNLNTKKTRLKSQIPDITTTLSIVKHLQLKKESPKALEASFLLSDQVYAKAKIPPTDKVCLWLGANVMLEYNLDDAEALLEKNLNAAKKSLSQVEEDLGFLRDQTTTLEVNMARVYNWDVKRRQGTKTSPAVKS from the exons ATGGCGACAGATACATCAAACGAAGAGCCAACTCAATCAGGCATTCCTCAGACTGAATTTGTG GAAGATGTGGAGGCGTTCATGAAGCGAGCTGACAACAATGAGTCTGCAGAGGTGGTGCTCAAACGACTTGATGAAATGCACAGTAAATACAAGTTCATGGAGTATAACTTGAACACAAAGAAAACAAG GTTAAAGTCCCAGATTCCTGATATAACAACCACTCTCAGCATTGTCAAACACTTGCAGTTAAAGAAG GAATCTCCAAAAGCACTAGAAGCCAGCTTTCTTCTATCAGATCAAGTGTATGCTAAAGCAAAAATACCTCCCACAGATAAAGTTTGTTTGTGGTTGGGG GCAAATGTTATGTTAGAATATAACCTTGATGATGCCGAAGCTTTGTTAGAGAAGAATTTAAATGCTGCTAAGAAATCTTTGTCACAAGTAGAGGAGGACCTGGGTTTTCTTAGAGATCAAACTACGACATTAGAAGTCA ATATGGCTCGTGTGTACAACTGGGATGTGAAGCGGAGACAAGGAACCAAGACATCCCCAGCTGTCAAGTCGTAG